The proteins below are encoded in one region of Aquisphaera giovannonii:
- a CDS encoding DUF1501 domain-containing protein has translation MNPSRGPSDPGGATRREALRRALLAAAGLAAADRPSLAALADDFDAPTRAPAPDLASVPAAARAKSVIQVFLWGGMSHNDTWDPKPDAGYDYMGEFAGVIDTKVPGLRINQLFPRLAAEADKFSMIRSMTHGNNGHETAAYLMQTGHAPGERLAYPSVGAVFSMFKGRDYKGIVPPYVVLTSAAGRFSEEGFLGPRYKPFATGGDPNAPRFEVEGVIARGIDDGRQEARRVLLDGLDTMGRAMAGNAELEAAREAKARADELILGKGKEVFDLSKEKADLRDRYGRHTFGQECLVARRLVESGVPYVAINYPGGWDTHSNHFATMRRQCPQLDQGLAALLADLHDRRLLETTLVWCSGEFGRGPKVDWEPPWNGGRNHHGAVFSVLVAGGGFRGGHVVGESDGKAEEVRDRPVYPVDLLGSIYRLAGIDATARLPHPEGLEARVLPAASEGVKAAGLLAEIM, from the coding sequence ATGAATCCTTCCCGAGGCCCCAGCGACCCGGGCGGCGCGACCCGACGCGAGGCGTTGCGGCGGGCCCTGCTGGCCGCGGCCGGCCTGGCGGCGGCCGACCGGCCCTCCCTCGCCGCCCTTGCCGACGACTTCGACGCCCCGACTCGGGCCCCGGCCCCCGACCTCGCCTCGGTCCCCGCGGCGGCCCGGGCGAAGTCGGTGATCCAGGTCTTCCTCTGGGGCGGGATGTCGCACAACGACACCTGGGACCCGAAGCCCGACGCCGGGTACGACTACATGGGCGAGTTCGCCGGCGTGATCGACACGAAGGTCCCGGGGCTCCGGATCAACCAGCTCTTCCCGAGGCTGGCGGCGGAGGCCGACAAGTTCTCGATGATCCGGAGCATGACGCACGGCAACAACGGCCACGAGACCGCCGCCTACCTGATGCAGACCGGCCACGCCCCGGGCGAGCGGCTGGCCTATCCGAGCGTGGGCGCGGTCTTCTCGATGTTCAAGGGCAGGGACTACAAGGGGATCGTCCCGCCCTACGTCGTCCTCACGAGCGCCGCGGGCCGGTTCTCCGAGGAGGGCTTCCTGGGCCCGAGGTACAAGCCGTTCGCCACCGGCGGAGACCCGAACGCTCCGCGGTTCGAGGTCGAGGGGGTGATCGCGAGGGGCATCGACGACGGCCGCCAGGAGGCCCGCCGCGTCCTGCTGGACGGCCTGGACACCATGGGCCGGGCGATGGCCGGCAACGCCGAGCTGGAGGCCGCCCGCGAGGCGAAGGCCCGCGCCGACGAGCTGATCCTGGGCAAGGGCAAGGAGGTCTTCGACCTCTCGAAGGAGAAGGCCGACCTGAGGGACCGCTACGGCCGCCACACCTTCGGCCAGGAGTGCCTGGTGGCCCGCCGTCTCGTCGAATCGGGCGTCCCCTACGTGGCGATCAACTATCCCGGCGGCTGGGACACCCACAGCAACCACTTCGCGACCATGCGGCGGCAGTGCCCGCAGCTCGACCAGGGGCTCGCCGCGCTGCTGGCGGACCTCCACGACCGTCGGCTGCTGGAGACGACGCTCGTCTGGTGCAGCGGCGAGTTCGGCCGCGGCCCGAAGGTGGACTGGGAGCCCCCGTGGAACGGCGGCCGGAACCACCACGGCGCCGTCTTCAGCGTGCTCGTCGCCGGCGGCGGCTTCCGGGGGGGCCACGTGGTCGGCGAGTCGGACGGCAAGGCCGAGGAGGTCCGCGACCGGCCCGTCTACCCGGTGGACCTCCTGGGCAGCATCTACCGGCTCGCCGGGATCGACGCGACGGCCCGGCTGCCCCACCCCGAGGGCCTGGAGGCCCGCGTCCTGCCCGCCGCGTCGGAGGGGGTGAAGGCGGCGGGGCTGCTGGCGGAGATCATGTAG
- a CDS encoding CPBP family intramembrane glutamic endopeptidase: protein MEPPTPVEDREELRDSEGPDDLPGPDVIIIFAAFFEGGLAFLSLLLGWWLGHNPLERFSWRLEDALCGLAAMLPLVGLFVLILHRPVGPLRQIRSFCEEEFVPLLSGSSWSDMLLVSISAGVGEELLFRGVIQGTLAAWMGDAGGIAVSSVVFGILHPISMPYVVLTMVLGAYLGTLYLLTGNLLAPMITHATYDLALMAYLLRWRYRGRQGESIPPVDPHEDIDH from the coding sequence TTGGAGCCACCCACCCCCGTGGAGGATCGGGAGGAACTCCGGGATTCCGAAGGCCCGGACGACCTGCCCGGTCCTGACGTGATCATCATCTTCGCCGCCTTCTTCGAGGGCGGCCTGGCCTTCCTTTCCCTCCTGCTGGGTTGGTGGCTGGGGCACAATCCGCTCGAGCGGTTCTCCTGGCGCCTGGAGGACGCGCTGTGCGGCCTCGCGGCCATGCTGCCGCTGGTCGGCCTGTTCGTGCTGATCCTGCACCGGCCGGTCGGCCCGCTGCGGCAGATCCGGTCCTTCTGCGAGGAGGAGTTCGTCCCGCTGCTGAGCGGGAGCTCCTGGTCCGACATGCTTTTGGTCTCCATCTCCGCGGGCGTGGGGGAGGAGCTGCTCTTCCGCGGCGTGATCCAGGGGACGCTCGCGGCCTGGATGGGGGACGCGGGGGGCATCGCCGTCTCCAGCGTCGTCTTCGGCATCCTGCACCCGATCTCGATGCCCTACGTCGTCCTCACGATGGTGCTGGGCGCCTACCTCGGGACCCTCTACCTGCTCACCGGCAACCTGCTGGCCCCGATGATCACCCACGCGACCTACGACCTCGCCCTGATGGCCTACCTGCTGCGGTGGCGATACCGCGGCCGGCAGGGCGAGTCGATCCCCCCCGTGGACCCGCACGAGGACATCGACCACTGA
- a CDS encoding S1C family serine protease → MRVPGWIAWGLGVAALAGCLAPGVGAAGPGAGSTNRRTVIVEAVEKALPCMVNISSEKKAASTSRWPFSAEENQRPRISGMGSGVIVDPRGYILTNHHVVDKVQGVEVQLSDGTTYPGRVLQYDPVMDLALVKVEPARPLRAIAVGTSADLMVGETVITIGNAFGYENTVSVGIVSALHRDVTLSDEQVYRNLIQTDASINPGNSGGPLVNVDGELIGINVATRAGAQGIGFALPIDEVKRVAAEMLSTRRIASTWHGLVAEDLVRGAQRSVVLASVQPGSPGETAGFKPGDELVRVGDLAVANMIDLERGLLDARPGHPTRLTVRRGGVEQPLPLDVQPLPRGMTVAAAEPTDQVWERLGVKTMPVSPEWVATVSRKLRGGLYIEAVLPGSPAAAAAVQKGDILVGMNVGTRNWETIRPDNILYVLRQPEAIQSGGAVLLLIRKNELQPCKITLAEPRARKVSSR, encoded by the coding sequence GTGCGAGTTCCGGGATGGATCGCCTGGGGCCTGGGCGTGGCGGCGCTGGCGGGCTGCCTGGCGCCGGGCGTGGGCGCCGCGGGGCCGGGCGCGGGATCGACGAACCGCCGGACGGTGATCGTGGAGGCGGTGGAGAAGGCGCTGCCCTGCATGGTGAACATCTCCAGCGAGAAGAAGGCGGCCTCGACGAGCCGCTGGCCGTTCTCGGCGGAGGAGAACCAGCGGCCGCGGATCAGCGGGATGGGCAGCGGGGTGATCGTGGACCCGCGGGGGTACATCCTGACCAACCACCACGTGGTGGACAAGGTGCAGGGCGTGGAGGTGCAGCTCTCCGACGGGACCACCTACCCCGGGCGCGTCCTCCAGTACGACCCGGTGATGGACCTGGCCCTGGTGAAGGTGGAGCCGGCCCGGCCGCTGCGGGCGATCGCGGTGGGGACCTCCGCGGACCTCATGGTCGGCGAGACGGTGATCACGATCGGCAACGCCTTCGGCTACGAGAACACGGTCTCGGTGGGGATCGTCAGCGCCCTGCACCGGGACGTGACGCTCTCCGACGAGCAGGTCTATCGCAACCTGATCCAGACCGACGCCAGCATCAACCCGGGGAACTCGGGCGGGCCGCTGGTGAACGTGGACGGGGAGCTGATCGGGATCAACGTGGCCACGAGGGCGGGGGCGCAGGGGATCGGCTTCGCCCTGCCGATCGACGAGGTGAAGCGGGTGGCGGCGGAGATGCTCAGCACCCGCCGGATCGCCTCGACGTGGCACGGGCTCGTGGCCGAGGACCTCGTCCGCGGCGCGCAGCGGAGCGTGGTGCTGGCGAGCGTGCAGCCCGGCAGCCCCGGCGAGACGGCCGGGTTCAAGCCGGGGGACGAGCTGGTGCGGGTGGGCGACCTGGCGGTCGCCAACATGATCGACCTGGAGCGGGGCCTGCTGGACGCCCGGCCGGGGCACCCCACCCGGCTGACGGTCCGCCGCGGGGGCGTGGAGCAGCCGCTCCCCCTGGACGTGCAGCCGCTGCCCCGGGGGATGACCGTGGCCGCCGCGGAGCCGACCGACCAGGTCTGGGAGCGCCTCGGGGTCAAGACGATGCCGGTCTCGCCGGAATGGGTCGCCACGGTCTCGCGGAAGCTCCGGGGCGGGCTCTACATCGAGGCCGTCCTGCCGGGCAGCCCCGCCGCCGCGGCCGCCGTGCAGAAGGGGGACATCCTCGTCGGGATGAACGTCGGCACGCGGAACTGGGAGACGATCCGCCCGGACAACATCCTCTACGTCCTCCGCCAGCCGGAGGCCATCCAGAGCGGCGGCGCCGTGCTCCTCCTGATCCGCAAGAACGAGCTCCAGCCGTGCAAGATCACCCTGGCCGAGCCCCGCGCCCGGAAGGTGTCCAGCCGGTGA
- a CDS encoding DUF1553 domain-containing protein has product MATTTSRLVPAVILLVVSIGQAAAQTAPPESRARAHRRPIDPLYESVRKPEPAGPIDRAVFARLAELGIEPVLCSDTVFVRRAYLDVIGTLPTAAEVRHFLNDSTHRRAALIDRLLERDEFAAYQAMRWGDVLRIKAEFPVNLWPNAAQAYHRWVRESIAANKPYDRFARELLTSSGSNFRVGPVNFYRAVQNRTPEGLASAAALTLMGARTDAWPPGRLRGMAAFFSQVGYKPTREWKEQCVVWDPFHTLARAAAGDEMPRGFDDEPPPLVPQPLVAVFPDGKAVTIPPDRDPREVFADWLVRPENPWFARAIANRIWSWLLGRGVVHEPDDFRDDNPPSNPELLACLERAMIDGHFDLKRFYRTVLNSQTYQLSSISRSDDPAAAANFASYPVRRLDAEVLIDAINKVTGTAELYTSPIPEPFTYIPRDMPAIAIADGSITSPFLTLFGRSARATGLEGERKSRTMPSQWLETLNSTHIQRKLEDGPALKAILAPDRRPAEVVADLYMTILSRPPIAAEKKAIAAYFRSPEARATLAVDLPWALINSYEFLYRH; this is encoded by the coding sequence ATGGCGACGACGACGTCTCGCCTTGTCCCGGCGGTGATCCTCCTGGTCGTCTCGATCGGCCAGGCGGCGGCCCAGACCGCGCCCCCGGAGTCGAGGGCACGCGCCCACAGGCGGCCGATCGACCCGCTGTACGAGTCGGTCCGGAAGCCGGAGCCGGCGGGCCCGATCGACCGGGCGGTCTTCGCGAGGCTGGCGGAGCTCGGCATCGAGCCGGTGCTCTGCTCGGACACGGTGTTCGTCCGGCGCGCGTACCTCGACGTGATCGGCACGCTCCCCACCGCGGCCGAGGTCCGCCACTTCCTCAACGACTCCACGCACAGGCGGGCCGCCCTGATCGACCGCCTGCTCGAGCGCGACGAGTTCGCCGCCTACCAGGCGATGCGCTGGGGGGACGTGCTCCGGATCAAGGCCGAGTTCCCGGTGAACCTCTGGCCCAACGCCGCCCAGGCGTACCACCGCTGGGTGCGGGAGTCGATCGCCGCGAACAAGCCGTACGACCGGTTCGCCCGGGAGCTGCTGACGTCCAGCGGCAGCAACTTCCGCGTCGGCCCCGTGAACTTCTACCGGGCGGTGCAGAACCGGACGCCCGAGGGCCTCGCCTCCGCCGCGGCCCTGACCCTGATGGGCGCCCGCACCGACGCCTGGCCCCCGGGGCGGCTCAGGGGCATGGCCGCCTTCTTCTCCCAGGTCGGCTACAAGCCGACGCGCGAGTGGAAGGAGCAATGCGTCGTCTGGGATCCCTTCCACACGCTGGCCCGGGCGGCCGCCGGGGACGAGATGCCGCGGGGCTTCGACGACGAGCCGCCGCCCCTGGTCCCCCAGCCGCTCGTCGCGGTCTTCCCCGATGGCAAGGCCGTCACGATCCCGCCCGACCGCGACCCGCGCGAGGTCTTCGCCGACTGGCTGGTCCGGCCGGAGAACCCGTGGTTCGCCCGCGCGATCGCCAACCGCATCTGGTCCTGGCTGCTCGGCCGGGGCGTCGTGCACGAGCCCGACGACTTCCGCGACGACAATCCCCCGAGCAACCCGGAGCTGCTCGCCTGCCTGGAGCGGGCGATGATCGACGGGCACTTCGACCTGAAGCGGTTCTACCGGACGGTCCTGAACAGCCAGACGTATCAGCTCTCGTCGATCTCCCGGTCGGACGACCCCGCCGCCGCGGCGAACTTCGCCAGCTACCCGGTCCGGCGGCTCGACGCCGAGGTCCTGATCGACGCCATCAACAAGGTCACGGGGACCGCCGAGCTCTACACCAGCCCGATTCCCGAGCCGTTCACGTACATCCCCCGCGACATGCCGGCGATCGCGATCGCCGACGGCAGCATCACCAGCCCGTTCCTGACGCTCTTCGGCCGCTCGGCGCGGGCCACCGGCCTGGAGGGCGAGCGGAAAAGCCGGACGATGCCGTCCCAGTGGCTCGAGACCCTGAACTCGACGCACATCCAGCGCAAGCTGGAGGACGGCCCGGCCCTCAAGGCGATCCTCGCCCCCGATCGCCGCCCCGCGGAGGTCGTCGCCGACCTCTACATGACCATCCTCTCCCGCCCCCCGATCGCGGCCGAGAAGAAGGCCATCGCGGCCTACTTCCGCTCCCCGGAGGCGCGGGCCACCCTGGCCGTCGACCTGCCCTGGGCCTTGATCAACAGCTACGAATTCCTTTACAGGCACTGA
- a CDS encoding PPC domain-containing protein, whose protein sequence is MSIVRRFAAPGLAGPFLLLLGGAALAQPRPYIGYAYPAGAQRGTTVHVRLGGQQLDEVGRAIVSGTGVEAKVLEYHRHLNPQEVQLLRQQLESMGIRPPDGPRVRAPKRPVAAKGKGRARPKAKSAAAAAIAGEADPEGATPGPALSAETRRLVERVRARLEAHVPQPASNAIADLVEIEVAVAADAELGPREIRLVTRKGVSNPLVFDIGQVPEVRRPAMDSAPIQVLGKEEQSLRSRPEDEVEERVTLPCTLNGQVASGEVNRYRFAARKGQRLVFTTAARRLIPFLADAVPGWFQPTLTLYDGRGHEVAYDDDYRFMPDPVILFEVPKDGEYVLAIADAIYRGREDFLYRITAGELPFVTGIFPLGAAAGRPAKVGMTGWNLDGATLETPPADAAPGVVSLTARAPAFASNPVPFAIDTLPEAFEDEAEGGPSRGPQALAPPVIVNGRIDRPGDRDVFAFRGRAGEAVVAEVLARRLDSPLDSVLTLKDASGKILARNDDREDPGAGTNTHHADSYIMIDLPEDGTYRIELEDAARAGGEAFGYRLRVGPPRPDFALRVVPSSLALRAEGEASLEVHAIRRDGFIGRIEVRLAGSPAGFVAEPATLAAGQARGRLGVRTTLEATPGPVPLAVEGVARIDGREVIRRAVPAEDRMQAFLWRHLVPASDLPALVFDPEAAPKPRRPAPAIALTFAPEAEPSPAAATTAAGTRKAKAAPKFTERQIAGRLRQLKILYEEDLLTDDFYRKQVAECQVAK, encoded by the coding sequence ATGTCGATCGTGCGACGATTCGCGGCCCCGGGCCTGGCCGGCCCGTTCCTGCTCCTCCTCGGGGGCGCGGCCCTGGCGCAGCCGAGGCCCTACATCGGCTACGCCTATCCGGCGGGCGCCCAGCGGGGGACGACCGTGCACGTCCGCCTGGGGGGCCAGCAGCTCGACGAGGTGGGCCGGGCGATCGTGTCGGGCACCGGGGTGGAGGCGAAGGTCCTGGAGTACCATCGCCACCTCAATCCCCAGGAGGTCCAGCTCCTCCGCCAGCAGCTCGAGTCGATGGGCATCCGCCCCCCCGACGGGCCGAGGGTGAGGGCGCCGAAGAGGCCCGTCGCGGCGAAGGGGAAGGGGAGGGCGAGGCCGAAGGCGAAGTCGGCGGCGGCGGCGGCGATCGCCGGGGAGGCGGACCCGGAGGGGGCGACCCCGGGGCCGGCGCTGTCGGCCGAGACGCGGCGGCTCGTCGAGCGGGTCCGGGCGCGGCTCGAGGCGCACGTGCCGCAGCCGGCCAGCAACGCGATCGCCGACCTCGTCGAGATCGAGGTGGCCGTCGCGGCCGACGCCGAGCTCGGCCCCCGCGAGATCCGCCTGGTGACGCGGAAGGGCGTCTCCAACCCGCTCGTCTTCGACATCGGCCAGGTGCCGGAGGTCCGCCGGCCCGCGATGGACAGCGCCCCGATCCAGGTGCTCGGCAAGGAGGAGCAGTCCCTGCGCAGCCGCCCCGAGGACGAGGTGGAGGAGCGCGTGACGCTCCCCTGCACGCTCAACGGCCAGGTCGCCTCCGGCGAGGTCAACCGGTATCGGTTCGCCGCGAGGAAGGGACAGCGGCTGGTCTTCACCACGGCGGCCCGGCGGCTGATCCCGTTCCTCGCCGACGCCGTGCCCGGCTGGTTCCAGCCCACGCTGACCCTGTACGACGGCCGGGGCCACGAGGTCGCCTACGACGACGACTACCGCTTCATGCCCGATCCCGTCATCCTGTTCGAGGTCCCGAAGGACGGCGAGTACGTCCTGGCGATCGCCGACGCCATCTACCGCGGACGCGAGGACTTCCTCTACCGGATCACCGCGGGGGAGCTGCCGTTCGTCACCGGCATCTTCCCCCTGGGCGCCGCTGCCGGCCGGCCCGCGAAGGTCGGCATGACGGGCTGGAACCTCGACGGGGCGACGCTGGAGACGCCGCCGGCCGACGCCGCCCCGGGCGTGGTCTCCCTGACGGCCCGGGCCCCCGCGTTCGCGTCCAACCCGGTCCCGTTCGCGATCGACACCCTGCCCGAGGCGTTCGAGGACGAGGCGGAGGGCGGGCCGTCGCGGGGGCCGCAGGCCCTGGCCCCGCCCGTCATCGTCAACGGGCGGATCGACCGGCCGGGGGACCGCGACGTCTTCGCGTTCCGGGGGCGCGCCGGCGAGGCGGTCGTCGCCGAGGTGCTCGCCCGCCGGCTCGACTCGCCGCTCGACTCGGTGCTGACGCTGAAAGACGCCTCCGGGAAGATCCTGGCGCGCAACGACGACCGCGAGGACCCCGGCGCGGGGACCAACACCCATCACGCCGATTCTTACATCATGATCGACCTCCCCGAGGATGGGACCTACCGCATCGAGCTGGAGGACGCGGCGAGGGCGGGGGGAGAGGCGTTCGGGTACCGGCTCCGGGTCGGGCCGCCGCGGCCCGACTTCGCGCTCCGCGTGGTGCCGTCGAGCCTGGCCCTCCGGGCCGAGGGCGAGGCGTCGCTCGAGGTCCACGCGATCCGGCGGGACGGCTTCATCGGGCGGATCGAGGTCCGCCTCGCGGGCTCGCCCGCCGGCTTCGTCGCCGAGCCGGCGACCCTGGCGGCCGGCCAGGCCCGGGGGCGCCTGGGCGTGCGGACGACCCTCGAGGCCACGCCGGGGCCGGTGCCCCTGGCGGTGGAGGGCGTCGCCCGCATCGACGGCCGCGAGGTCATCCGCCGGGCGGTGCCGGCCGAGGACCGCATGCAGGCCTTCCTCTGGCGCCACCTCGTCCCCGCGTCCGACCTGCCGGCCCTCGTCTTCGACCCGGAGGCCGCGCCGAAGCCGAGGCGGCCGGCCCCGGCCATCGCCCTGACCTTCGCCCCCGAGGCGGAGCCCTCGCCGGCGGCCGCGACGACGGCCGCGGGCACGCGGAAGGCGAAGGCCGCCCCGAAGTTCACCGAGAGGCAGATCGCCGGCCGGCTCCGCCAGCTCAAGATCCTCTACGAGGAGGACCTCCTCACCGACGACTTCTACCGGAAGCAGGTCGCCGAGTGCCAGGTCGCGAAGTGA
- a CDS encoding DUF6263 family protein, with amino-acid sequence MMMTGIDSTGRTPAPPASPATPRAGRWFAALALAAIAAAGASPAAPAAGPLRYRFKAGETLRYTLVQDQKQETRITGGEMTNSALQTVDMHWTVRGVDAAGVADMSQTIDRIRWKLTTPGDSVSIDSADPNVPDSQGAAQFMPLIRALAGAEFTFKMDPRGEMSDIQVPRKLLESIQEVNPGAAAGGMFSEEGLKNLIAQSRLAFPQGPIDKGATWDNQSRVSQANVGTSIMDKHYTFQGPSASDPRIVTFTLKSDFKVEPAAGAVGAIKIDSYEGKGDYSFDAEAGRIVSSKVTERLQATFTMKDPQTGQSREIRQVTQTVNTMTLGGAGDAK; translated from the coding sequence ATGATGATGACGGGAATCGACTCGACGGGAAGGACGCCGGCCCCGCCGGCGAGTCCGGCAACGCCCCGCGCCGGCCGATGGTTCGCGGCCCTGGCCCTCGCGGCGATCGCCGCCGCCGGCGCCTCCCCGGCCGCCCCGGCCGCCGGGCCGCTCCGCTACCGGTTCAAGGCGGGCGAGACGCTCCGCTACACCCTGGTGCAGGACCAGAAGCAGGAGACGCGGATCACCGGCGGCGAGATGACCAACAGCGCGCTCCAGACGGTGGACATGCACTGGACGGTCCGCGGCGTGGACGCCGCCGGGGTCGCCGACATGTCCCAGACCATCGACCGGATCCGATGGAAGCTGACCACGCCGGGGGACTCCGTCTCGATCGACTCGGCCGACCCCAACGTCCCCGATTCCCAGGGCGCCGCCCAGTTCATGCCCCTGATCCGGGCCCTGGCCGGCGCCGAGTTCACGTTCAAGATGGACCCCCGCGGCGAGATGTCCGACATCCAGGTCCCCCGGAAGCTCCTGGAGTCGATCCAGGAGGTGAACCCCGGGGCCGCGGCGGGCGGGATGTTCTCCGAGGAGGGCCTGAAGAACCTGATCGCCCAGTCCCGGCTCGCCTTCCCGCAGGGGCCGATCGACAAGGGGGCCACCTGGGACAACCAGTCCCGCGTCTCCCAGGCGAACGTGGGCACCAGCATCATGGACAAGCACTACACCTTCCAGGGCCCGTCCGCGAGCGACCCCCGGATCGTGACCTTCACGCTCAAGAGCGACTTCAAGGTGGAGCCGGCCGCCGGGGCCGTGGGCGCCATCAAGATCGACTCCTACGAGGGCAAGGGGGACTACTCCTTCGACGCCGAGGCCGGCCGCATCGTCAGCTCCAAAGTCACCGAGAGGCTCCAGGCGACGTTCACCATGAAGGACCCGCAGACCGGCCAGTCCCGGGAGATCCGGCAGGTCACCCAGACCGTCAACACCATGACCCTCGGCGGCGCCGGCGACGCCAAGTGA
- a CDS encoding iron-containing alcohol dehydrogenase encodes MPEPSDSTDADLEAAGAAASPPSPAAEPPAPAVFTFPNRVLFGAGARRSLAAELERLGVARPLLVTDPGLVACGLAGEVAGLVDSAAIFSGVHANPTEDDVLRGLECYGEARCDGLIGLGGGSAIDAAKAIRLLATHPGRLADYDLTAGGSARITADLPPMAALPTTAGTGTEAGRGTLIQLPQTGRKTIALSPHLLPSVAICDPELTLGLPPGLTAATGMDALSHCVESYLSTTVHPICDGIAVEGLRYVFRGLEEAVRDGSNLGARSAMMTGALLGGISFHKGLGVVHSLSHALGGEGRAHHGALNAILLPHALRFNRPAAEPRIAELATRVGLGRGGDEAGHLITLVQLALASLPLPRRLGDLEADGLERRRIPHYARLAMLDHCHRTNPRPCTLADMEGLLDRAW; translated from the coding sequence GTGCCCGAGCCCTCGGATTCGACCGACGCCGACCTCGAAGCGGCCGGCGCGGCGGCGTCGCCCCCCTCCCCGGCCGCGGAGCCGCCCGCGCCGGCGGTCTTCACGTTCCCCAACCGCGTCCTCTTCGGCGCCGGGGCGAGGCGCTCGCTGGCGGCGGAGCTGGAGCGGCTGGGGGTCGCCCGGCCCCTGCTCGTGACCGACCCCGGGCTCGTCGCCTGCGGCCTGGCCGGCGAGGTCGCCGGGCTCGTCGATTCCGCGGCCATCTTCTCCGGCGTCCACGCCAACCCCACGGAGGACGACGTCCTCCGCGGCCTGGAGTGCTACGGCGAGGCCCGGTGCGACGGCCTGATCGGCCTGGGCGGCGGCTCCGCGATCGACGCGGCGAAGGCCATCCGGCTGCTGGCCACCCACCCCGGCCGCCTCGCCGACTACGACCTCACGGCCGGCGGCTCGGCCAGGATCACGGCCGACCTGCCCCCGATGGCGGCCCTGCCGACGACCGCGGGCACCGGCACCGAGGCGGGCCGCGGCACCCTGATCCAGCTCCCCCAGACCGGCCGGAAGACGATCGCGCTGTCCCCCCATCTGCTGCCGAGCGTCGCGATCTGCGACCCGGAGCTGACCCTGGGCCTGCCCCCCGGGCTGACCGCGGCGACGGGGATGGACGCGCTCTCGCACTGCGTGGAGAGCTACCTCTCGACCACCGTCCACCCGATCTGCGACGGGATCGCCGTGGAGGGGCTGCGGTACGTCTTCCGGGGCCTGGAGGAGGCGGTGCGCGACGGCTCCAACCTCGGGGCCCGGTCCGCGATGATGACCGGGGCCCTGCTCGGCGGGATCAGCTTCCACAAGGGGCTCGGCGTGGTCCATTCGCTCTCGCACGCCCTGGGGGGCGAGGGGCGGGCCCATCACGGCGCCCTGAACGCGATCCTCCTCCCGCACGCGCTGCGGTTCAACCGCCCGGCGGCGGAGCCGCGGATCGCGGAGCTGGCCACCCGGGTCGGCCTCGGCCGCGGGGGCGACGAGGCGGGGCACCTGATCACCCTGGTCCAGCTCGCGCTGGCGAGCCTGCCCCTGCCCCGTCGCCTCGGCGACCTCGAGGCCGACGGCCTGGAGCGGCGGCGGATCCCGCATTACGCCCGCCTGGCGATGCTCGACCACTGCCACCGCACCAACCCCCGCCCGTGCACCCTGGCGGACATGGAAGGGCTCCTCGACCGGGCCTGGTGA
- a CDS encoding tetratricopeptide repeat protein, with translation MAEKSARRRQLEASLAEDPGDTFLRYGLALQCLRDGDTEEGRDRLRALIADHPEDQVAAYQQLGQSHAEAGEPEEAAVVLRAGIARARARGDLHAAAEMEGLLETLG, from the coding sequence ATGGCGGAGAAGTCGGCGAGGCGGAGGCAGCTCGAGGCGAGCCTGGCGGAGGATCCGGGCGACACCTTCCTGCGCTACGGGCTGGCGTTGCAGTGCCTCCGCGACGGGGACACGGAGGAGGGCCGCGACCGCCTCCGGGCGCTGATCGCGGATCACCCCGAGGACCAGGTCGCGGCCTACCAGCAGCTCGGCCAGTCCCACGCCGAGGCCGGCGAGCCCGAGGAGGCGGCCGTCGTCCTGCGGGCCGGGATCGCCAGGGCCCGGGCCCGCGGCGACCTGCACGCGGCCGCCGAGATGGAAGGCCTGCTGGAGACCCTGGGATAG